A stretch of Methylogaea oryzae DNA encodes these proteins:
- a CDS encoding efflux RND transporter periplasmic adaptor subunit: MSGVIAVLGGVLWWRLGPMAVGVVTPTRGPAVEAVYATGTVEPTVMLPIAPRQGGNLAELNADEGDTVRKGQVLARFEDEDLDNTVRELASRARYAQAQYRRNEELAQRGFQAKLELDRIRADREAAEAALKRAEAQRGFLALTAPADGLIIRRDGEIGQFIPTGQAVFHLSCCAPLRVTAEVDEEDIPRVRVGQKALLRADALPGRVLDGEVAEVTPKGDPVARSYRVRIRLTDPAELRVGMTVDANLVVSERQDALLVPTGALRNGTLWLVRDGKLHRQAVRVGVAGAVRSEILEGLEPDAQVVDAPTEDLREGRAARARPTDAKESAP, encoded by the coding sequence GTGAGCGGCGTAATCGCCGTGCTCGGCGGCGTGCTATGGTGGCGCTTGGGGCCGATGGCGGTCGGCGTCGTTACGCCGACGCGCGGGCCGGCGGTGGAGGCGGTTTACGCCACCGGCACGGTGGAGCCGACGGTGATGCTGCCCATCGCGCCGCGCCAGGGGGGAAACCTGGCGGAACTGAACGCGGACGAAGGGGACACGGTGCGCAAGGGCCAGGTGCTGGCCCGCTTCGAGGACGAGGACCTGGACAACACGGTGCGGGAACTGGCTTCCCGCGCCCGCTACGCCCAGGCGCAGTACCGGCGCAACGAGGAGTTGGCGCAGCGCGGTTTCCAGGCCAAGCTGGAGCTGGACCGGATACGCGCCGACCGGGAGGCGGCCGAGGCGGCGCTGAAACGGGCCGAGGCGCAACGCGGCTTCCTGGCGCTCACGGCTCCCGCCGACGGTTTGATCATCCGCCGCGACGGAGAAATCGGCCAGTTCATTCCCACCGGCCAAGCCGTCTTCCATTTGTCTTGCTGCGCGCCGTTGCGCGTCACCGCCGAAGTGGACGAGGAGGACATTCCCCGCGTCCGGGTGGGACAAAAAGCGCTGTTGCGCGCCGACGCCCTACCGGGCCGGGTGCTGGACGGCGAGGTGGCCGAGGTGACACCCAAGGGCGATCCGGTGGCGCGCAGTTACCGGGTGCGCATCCGCCTAACCGATCCGGCCGAGTTGCGGGTGGGCATGACGGTGGACGCCAACCTGGTGGTGAGCGAACGGCAGGATGCCCTGCTGGTGCCGACCGGCGCCCTGCGGAACGGAACTTTATGGCTGGTGCGGGACGGCAAGCTGCATCGCCAAGCGGTGCGCGTCGGCGTGGCCGGCGCCGTGCGTAGCGAGATACTGGAAGGGCTGGAACCGGACGCCCAGGTGGTGGATGCGCCCACCGAAGACCTGCGCGAGGGCCGCGCGGCGCGTGCCCGGCCCACCGATGCGAAGGAATCCGCTCCTTAA
- a CDS encoding ABC transporter permease codes for MIIQLKVALGHLTSRKRQTLVSLGGVVLGVAFFLAVSSMMRGSEKDFVKRLVDNSPHITVSDDYRKPRVQPAELSWTDGAVRITNVKPQTETRGIRGYREKLAFVRSLPGVRAAPVLVDSAVLSFAGRQQGVTLSGIVPADMKDVSTIEEKIVQGSLDALAFNPNGIVVGKGLVDKFNLRLGGTVSVVSSSGAGRPMKVVGIFRTGNATYDEAQTFVLLKRAQVMSDRPNRANRIVIQLDDPYAARVLAQRIEAAVGYKSVSWIEASEDVLSLLVVRNIIMFSVVSAILVVASFGIYNTISTIAMEKTRDIAILKSMGFHARDVRLIFLLEGSIVGVIGSSFGLALGVGLMKLLSTIQLKPPGVSDKVPIPIWWGPEQYAIAAAFALTSCVAAAYLPARRASRVQPVDILRGAS; via the coding sequence ATGATCATCCAACTCAAAGTCGCCCTGGGCCACCTCACCAGCCGCAAGCGCCAGACCCTCGTCTCCCTGGGCGGAGTGGTGCTGGGCGTGGCGTTTTTCCTGGCGGTGTCGTCCATGATGCGCGGCTCGGAGAAGGACTTCGTCAAGCGGCTGGTGGACAACAGCCCGCACATCACCGTGTCCGACGACTACCGCAAGCCGCGCGTGCAGCCGGCCGAGCTAAGCTGGACGGACGGCGCGGTGCGCATAACCAACGTCAAGCCGCAGACCGAAACCCGCGGCATCCGCGGCTACCGGGAAAAGCTGGCTTTCGTGCGCTCCCTGCCCGGCGTGCGGGCGGCACCGGTGCTGGTGGACTCGGCCGTGCTCAGCTTCGCCGGCCGCCAGCAAGGCGTCACCCTCTCCGGCATCGTGCCGGCGGACATGAAGGACGTCTCCACCATCGAGGAGAAAATCGTCCAAGGCTCGCTGGACGCCCTGGCGTTCAATCCCAACGGCATCGTCGTCGGCAAAGGCCTGGTGGACAAATTCAACCTGCGGTTGGGCGGCACGGTAAGCGTGGTGTCTTCCAGCGGCGCCGGCCGGCCCATGAAAGTCGTCGGCATTTTCCGCACCGGCAACGCCACTTACGACGAGGCGCAGACTTTCGTGCTGCTCAAGCGCGCCCAGGTGATGTCCGACCGGCCCAACCGCGCCAACCGCATCGTCATCCAGTTGGACGATCCCTATGCCGCCCGCGTCCTGGCCCAGCGCATCGAGGCGGCCGTCGGCTACAAATCGGTGTCGTGGATCGAGGCCTCGGAGGACGTCCTCAGCCTGCTGGTGGTGCGCAACATCATCATGTTCAGCGTGGTGTCGGCCATCCTGGTGGTGGCGTCGTTCGGCATCTACAACACCATTTCCACCATCGCCATGGAGAAGACGCGCGACATCGCCATCCTCAAATCCATGGGCTTCCACGCCCGCGACGTGCGGCTGATTTTCCTGCTGGAAGGCAGCATCGTCGGCGTCATCGGCAGCAGCTTCGGCCTGGCGCTGGGGGTGGGGCTGATGAAGCTGCTGTCCACCATCCAATTAAAACCGCCGGGCGTATCGGACAAAGTGCCCATTCCCATCTGGTGGGGACCGGAGCAATACGCCATCGCCGCCGCCTTCGCGCTGACGTCCTGCGTGGCCGCCGCCTATTTGCCGGCGCGGCGGGCCTCCCGCGTGCAGCCGGTGGACATTCTGCGGGGCGCTTCGTGA
- a CDS encoding ABC transporter ATP-binding protein: MSAVLRAEQLLRVLPGEVPVTLVDGVSLDIQRGEFVCIMGPSGSGKSSLLYLLGLLDTPTSGRVWLDGEDTSVYGENELANRRLEKLGFVFQFHFLLAEFSVLDNVTLPMLRLGRMDETAARRRGIELLERLGVAEHHPKFPHQLSGGQRQRVAIARALANDPLVVLADEPTGNLDSASGATVRGILQDLTHQMGKTVVAVTHDPAFAAAADRRIGIVDGKIDVGWRPGAM, translated from the coding sequence GTGAGCGCTGTGCTGCGGGCCGAGCAGCTGCTGCGCGTCCTGCCGGGCGAAGTGCCGGTCACCCTGGTGGACGGCGTCAGCCTGGACATCCAGCGCGGCGAGTTCGTCTGCATCATGGGGCCGTCCGGCTCGGGCAAATCGTCGCTGCTGTATCTGCTGGGGCTGCTGGACACTCCCACGTCGGGCCGGGTATGGCTGGACGGCGAGGACACCTCCGTTTACGGCGAAAACGAACTGGCCAACCGCCGCCTGGAAAAGTTGGGCTTCGTCTTCCAGTTCCATTTTTTGCTGGCCGAATTCAGCGTGCTGGACAACGTCACGCTGCCCATGCTGCGCCTGGGCCGGATGGACGAAACGGCCGCCCGCCGGCGCGGCATAGAACTATTGGAACGGCTGGGCGTGGCCGAGCACCACCCCAAGTTCCCCCATCAGCTTTCCGGCGGCCAGCGCCAGCGCGTCGCCATCGCCCGCGCCCTGGCCAACGATCCCCTGGTAGTGCTGGCGGACGAACCCACCGGCAACCTGGACTCCGCCTCCGGCGCCACCGTGCGAGGCATCCTGCAAGACCTGACCCACCAGATGGGCAAGACGGTGGTGGCAGTGACCCACGACCCCGCTTTCGCGGCGGCCGCCGACCGGCGCATCGGTATTGTGGACGGGAAAATCGACGTCGGCTGGCGGCCGGGGGCGATGTAG
- a CDS encoding Mov34/MPN/PAD-1 family protein — protein MNQPIAIPRPLVNQLLHHAQLSPDLEVCGLVGAKNGVPASCYPVANAAGDPATRFQLDPQGQIAAMRAMREKGEALFAIFHSHPTAPALPSAEDAAQAAYPEALYLIISLNTKGVLELRGFRLQGQGFGEVELLLAEE, from the coding sequence ATGAACCAGCCCATCGCCATTCCCCGTCCCCTGGTCAACCAATTGCTGCACCACGCCCAGCTGTCGCCCGATCTGGAAGTGTGCGGCTTGGTCGGCGCGAAAAACGGCGTGCCGGCCAGTTGTTACCCGGTCGCCAACGCCGCCGGCGATCCGGCCACCCGTTTCCAGCTCGATCCCCAGGGCCAGATCGCCGCCATGCGCGCCATGCGCGAGAAAGGCGAGGCGCTGTTCGCCATTTTCCACTCCCACCCCACCGCGCCGGCCCTGCCGTCCGCCGAGGACGCGGCCCAGGCGGCCTATCCGGAAGCGCTGTACCTGATTATTTCCCTCAACACCAAAGGCGTGCTGGAGCTGCGCGGTTTCCGGCTGCAGGGGCAGGGGTTCGGTGAGGTGGAGCTGTTGCTGGCGGAGGAATGA
- a CDS encoding isocitrate lyase/PEP mutase family protein produces the protein MSSPADRLRRLLAQPGIRVMPGCHDAMSARLIEEAGFDMGFMSGFAVSAVRLGLPDTGLISYGELLEQGSNVCAAVSIPLFGDGDTGFGNALNVKRTVQGYARAGFACIMLEDQVAPKRCGHTQGKAVVSRDEAAMRIRAAVDARNEGADILVMARTDARATDGLDEAIARCKLFRKLGADITFLEAPESEEEMRRYCAEVDGPKMANLIEHGKTPLLPPAELEAIGYKIAVYPLTQLNVAIKAMRAALRAIKAGGRPDVMDFEELKSAVGFPDYYDAEDRYRG, from the coding sequence ATGTCCAGTCCCGCCGACCGCCTACGCCGCCTGCTCGCCCAACCGGGCATCCGGGTCATGCCCGGCTGCCACGACGCTATGTCCGCCAGGCTGATCGAGGAAGCCGGCTTCGACATGGGCTTCATGAGCGGCTTCGCCGTCTCCGCCGTGCGGCTGGGCCTGCCCGACACCGGACTGATTTCCTACGGCGAGCTGCTGGAACAGGGCAGCAACGTCTGCGCCGCCGTATCCATCCCCCTGTTCGGCGACGGCGACACCGGCTTCGGCAACGCCCTCAACGTCAAGCGCACCGTGCAAGGCTACGCCCGCGCCGGCTTCGCCTGCATCATGCTGGAAGACCAGGTCGCCCCCAAACGCTGCGGCCACACCCAGGGCAAGGCGGTGGTGAGCCGGGACGAAGCCGCCATGCGCATCCGCGCCGCGGTGGATGCCCGCAACGAAGGCGCAGACATCCTCGTCATGGCCCGCACCGACGCCCGCGCCACCGACGGCCTGGACGAAGCCATCGCCCGCTGCAAGCTGTTCCGCAAGCTGGGCGCCGACATCACGTTCCTGGAAGCGCCGGAAAGCGAAGAGGAAATGCGCCGCTACTGCGCCGAGGTGGACGGCCCGAAAATGGCCAATCTGATCGAACACGGCAAAACGCCGCTGCTGCCGCCGGCCGAACTGGAAGCCATCGGCTACAAAATCGCCGTGTATCCCCTCACCCAGCTCAACGTCGCCATCAAGGCCATGCGCGCCGCCTTGCGGGCCATCAAGGCCGGCGGCCGGCCGGACGTGATGGATTTCGAGGAACTGAAATCGGCGGTGGGCTTTCCCGATTATTATGACGCGGAAGACCGCTACCGCGGTTGA
- a CDS encoding PAS domain-containing protein, giving the protein MSQLPTPHRYRPAAFFALLIAYLATGKLCLLLALPPVYSTPLFPPAGLALAAVYLAGKRALPWIFVGAWLLNLWTGYTPASSVRAAAFAAAMGLAPVVQAMVGGRVLHRLLGTGCRFDQTGDLQRLFIAAPLLCLTSATLSIGALAALDLVEPDGLAKHWLTWWLGDTLGVLVFFPIGLVLAAEPRDAWRARRLSVAGPMLFILTLVLAFHFTAGQWSRQASMEKFQGLSDQFRQHILTRLDEQELLLQQMQALFGHGEKPPSREQFGILTQGVVKHIGAVQAIEWAPRIAAAERGRFEAAEASQLAGFEIKERDGQGRPIRAQPRPYYYPITYLEPMAGNEVALGFDLASTPERREALELALANDKLVATAPLRLLQDKTGQAAVLLLLPVKAQGTNSDMLLSVLKMGDFIEAQLSAHSLPLFVRLSDTAAGLPLYDNLSAAAATPLYSTEFRFAGRRYSLETAPVPQYWNQGQGGQTVGFLAAGLLGTGVLGGLLLLGTGYTARVESQVRERTQALLESEQRWHFALEGSGDGVWDWDVPAGEVLFSRRWYEIQGYAPGEIGPAIGDWERLVHPDDLPVLQRELQAHLRGETPSFACEHRVRCENGEYKWILGRGMVVSRDESGRPLRVVGTHSDISERKRLEAELQSSHDRLAKISQHVPGVIYQYRQYPDGRACFPYASDGIREIYEVTPEQVREDATPVFAVLHPDDHDAIVASIRESERTMQPWRLDYRVTLPSKGERWLSGHAKPERLAEGSTLWHGYISDITEKKALDRKLQENEQRLEFAFEGTGDGLWDWNISKGEVFFSKRWKEMLGYAEDEIGSDVEEWTQRIHPDDTAAVMADVQSCFDGATPHYVNEHRVLCKDGSYKWILDRGIIIDRDAAGQPTRMTGTHTDVTARRMAAEALRNAKALAEENARAKSEFLANMSHEIRTPMNGVIGLTQLALNLPASAELRDYLEKIAASSQNLLSILNDILDFSKLDAGQMPLELEPFDLDAMVDNLRGLFEAQIRAKQLDFKIQVQDGTPRDLVGDALRIQQVLTNLLSNAVKFTERGQVVLAITLQKIEDGHALLNFCVEDQGIGIAEEDQEKLFRAFSQVDGSITRRFGGTGLGLAISQSLLRLMDSRFSVRSALGQGSSFSFELRLGIAAEHLDRPRTLRRRTDRQAGELAHKLNEMGHALHGRTVLVVEDNEVNQRVVCEFLKLAGLTSVVANNGQEALNVLAQQRVDAVLMDMHMPVMGGAEATEKIRANPEFARLPIIALTAGATQEERQRCMNCGMNDFIAKPVKPETLLETLCRRISPAADYVAEPPLPAAEGGGFPDAPGFDLDYALELLGGDRELLLELLGLFGQSMEGISDKIGAEATAGNLTAARNHAHKLKGSAANCGAKALCDIVTQLENELQAGRFETATFAAFAAEFERTMATIAAITAAANA; this is encoded by the coding sequence ATGAGCCAGCTCCCCACACCGCACCGCTACCGGCCGGCCGCGTTTTTCGCATTGCTTATCGCCTACCTGGCAACGGGCAAGCTCTGCTTGCTGCTGGCGCTGCCTCCCGTCTATTCCACCCCCTTGTTCCCGCCGGCCGGGCTCGCCTTGGCCGCCGTCTATCTGGCCGGCAAGCGGGCCTTGCCTTGGATCTTCGTCGGCGCGTGGCTGCTCAACCTGTGGACCGGGTACACGCCTGCCTCCTCCGTCCGGGCGGCCGCATTCGCCGCCGCCATGGGCCTGGCGCCGGTCGTCCAGGCCATGGTCGGCGGACGGGTTTTGCATCGCCTGCTGGGAACCGGTTGCCGTTTCGATCAAACCGGCGACTTGCAGCGGCTGTTCATCGCGGCCCCGCTGCTGTGCCTGACCAGCGCGACCCTATCGATCGGCGCGCTCGCCGCCCTGGACCTGGTCGAACCGGACGGCCTCGCCAAGCACTGGCTAACGTGGTGGCTGGGCGACACCCTCGGCGTGCTGGTGTTTTTCCCCATTGGCCTGGTGCTGGCGGCCGAGCCGCGCGACGCTTGGAGGGCCAGGAGACTGTCGGTCGCCGGCCCCATGCTGTTCATCCTGACCCTGGTGCTCGCCTTTCACTTCACGGCCGGCCAATGGAGCCGGCAAGCCTCCATGGAGAAATTCCAAGGCCTGTCGGACCAGTTCCGGCAACACATCCTTACCCGTCTCGACGAGCAGGAGCTGCTGTTGCAGCAAATGCAGGCTTTGTTCGGTCATGGAGAAAAACCGCCCAGTAGAGAGCAATTCGGCATCCTCACCCAGGGCGTGGTGAAACACATCGGCGCGGTCCAAGCCATCGAATGGGCGCCGCGCATCGCGGCGGCGGAACGGGGCCGATTCGAGGCCGCCGAGGCCAGTCAGCTGGCCGGTTTCGAAATCAAGGAAAGAGACGGCCAAGGGCGGCCGATCCGGGCGCAACCCCGCCCTTATTACTATCCCATCACCTACCTGGAACCCATGGCGGGCAACGAGGTGGCGCTGGGGTTCGACCTGGCGTCCACGCCCGAGCGCCGTGAGGCCCTGGAGCTCGCCCTGGCCAACGACAAGCTGGTGGCGACCGCGCCCCTCCGCCTGCTGCAGGACAAGACCGGCCAAGCGGCCGTGTTGCTGCTCCTTCCGGTGAAAGCGCAAGGAACGAATTCGGACATGCTGCTGAGCGTGCTGAAAATGGGCGATTTCATCGAAGCCCAGCTGTCGGCCCATTCGCTCCCCTTGTTCGTGCGGCTGAGCGATACGGCCGCCGGCCTGCCCCTGTACGACAACCTCAGCGCCGCCGCGGCGACGCCGCTGTACAGCACCGAATTCCGCTTCGCCGGCCGGCGCTATTCGCTGGAAACGGCGCCTGTGCCGCAGTACTGGAACCAGGGCCAAGGCGGACAGACCGTCGGTTTCCTGGCCGCCGGCCTGCTGGGAACGGGGGTGCTAGGGGGACTGCTGCTGTTGGGCACCGGCTATACCGCCCGGGTCGAAAGCCAGGTGCGGGAACGCACCCAAGCGCTGCTGGAGAGCGAACAGCGCTGGCATTTCGCCCTGGAAGGCTCCGGCGACGGCGTGTGGGACTGGGACGTGCCGGCCGGCGAAGTGCTGTTTTCCCGCCGCTGGTACGAGATACAGGGCTACGCGCCGGGCGAGATCGGCCCTGCCATCGGCGACTGGGAGCGGCTGGTGCATCCCGACGACTTGCCAGTGCTGCAACGAGAGCTGCAAGCCCATCTGCGAGGCGAAACGCCGAGCTTCGCCTGCGAACACCGGGTACGCTGCGAAAACGGCGAATACAAATGGATTCTGGGCCGCGGCATGGTGGTCAGCCGCGACGAGAGCGGCCGCCCGCTCCGCGTCGTCGGCACGCACTCCGATATATCCGAGCGCAAGCGGTTGGAAGCGGAACTGCAAAGCAGCCATGACCGGCTCGCCAAAATCTCCCAGCACGTGCCCGGCGTGATCTACCAATACCGGCAGTATCCCGACGGGCGGGCGTGCTTTCCCTACGCCAGCGACGGCATCCGGGAAATCTACGAGGTAACGCCGGAACAAGTGCGGGAGGACGCGACACCGGTATTCGCGGTCTTGCACCCGGACGATCACGACGCCATCGTCGCTTCGATCCGCGAATCGGAACGCACCATGCAGCCCTGGCGCCTGGACTACCGCGTCACCCTGCCGAGCAAAGGCGAGCGCTGGCTGTCCGGCCACGCCAAGCCGGAAAGGCTGGCGGAAGGCAGCACCCTTTGGCACGGCTACATTTCCGATATCACCGAGAAAAAAGCCCTGGACCGCAAGCTCCAGGAAAACGAGCAACGCCTGGAATTCGCCTTCGAAGGCACCGGCGACGGCCTGTGGGACTGGAACATAAGCAAAGGCGAGGTGTTTTTCTCCAAGCGCTGGAAGGAAATGCTGGGCTACGCCGAGGACGAGATCGGCAGCGACGTGGAGGAATGGACGCAACGCATCCATCCCGACGATACGGCCGCCGTCATGGCCGACGTGCAGTCCTGCTTCGACGGCGCCACGCCCCACTACGTCAACGAACACCGCGTGCTGTGCAAGGACGGCAGCTACAAATGGATACTGGACCGCGGCATCATCATCGACCGGGACGCCGCCGGCCAGCCGACGCGCATGACCGGCACCCACACGGACGTCACCGCTAGGCGCATGGCGGCCGAGGCACTGCGCAACGCCAAGGCCCTGGCCGAGGAAAACGCCCGCGCCAAAAGCGAATTCCTGGCGAACATGTCCCACGAAATCCGCACGCCGATGAACGGCGTCATCGGCTTGACGCAACTGGCGCTGAACCTGCCGGCCAGCGCGGAATTGCGCGATTACCTGGAAAAAATCGCCGCCTCCTCGCAAAACCTGCTGTCCATTCTCAACGACATCCTCGACTTCTCCAAGCTGGACGCCGGACAAATGCCCCTGGAGCTGGAGCCGTTCGACTTGGACGCGATGGTGGACAACCTGCGCGGCCTGTTCGAAGCGCAAATCCGGGCCAAGCAGCTCGATTTCAAAATCCAGGTGCAGGACGGCACGCCGCGCGACCTCGTCGGCGACGCCCTGCGCATCCAGCAAGTCCTCACCAACCTGCTCAGCAACGCCGTCAAATTCACGGAGCGGGGCCAAGTCGTCCTGGCAATCACCTTGCAAAAAATCGAAGACGGGCACGCCCTGCTGAATTTCTGCGTGGAGGATCAAGGCATCGGCATCGCCGAGGAGGACCAGGAAAAACTGTTTCGCGCCTTCAGCCAGGTGGACGGCTCCATCACGCGCCGCTTCGGCGGCACCGGTTTGGGCCTGGCCATCAGCCAAAGCCTGCTGCGGCTCATGGACAGCCGCTTCAGCGTCCGCAGCGCCCTGGGCCAGGGCTCGAGCTTCAGCTTCGAACTGCGACTGGGCATCGCCGCCGAACACCTCGACCGTCCCCGCACCCTCCGCCGCCGCACCGACCGCCAAGCCGGGGAGCTGGCGCACAAGCTGAACGAAATGGGACACGCGCTGCACGGACGGACGGTGCTGGTCGTGGAGGACAATGAAGTCAACCAGCGGGTGGTGTGCGAGTTTCTCAAGCTCGCCGGTCTGACCAGCGTCGTCGCCAACAACGGCCAAGAAGCGCTGAACGTGCTGGCGCAGCAACGGGTGGACGCCGTCCTGATGGACATGCACATGCCGGTCATGGGCGGCGCCGAAGCCACCGAAAAAATCCGCGCCAATCCGGAATTCGCCCGACTGCCCATCATCGCCCTCACGGCCGGCGCTACCCAGGAAGAACGGCAGCGCTGCATGAACTGCGGCATGAACGATTTCATCGCCAAGCCGGTCAAACCGGAAACGTTGTTGGAAACCTTATGCCGCCGGATATCCCCGGCGGCCGACTACGTCGCCGAGCCGCCGCTCCCTGCCGCCGAAGGCGGCGGTTTCCCCGACGCGCCGGGATTCGACCTGGACTACGCCCTGGAACTGCTGGGCGGCGATCGCGAACTCCTGTTGGAGCTGCTGGGCCTGTTCGGCCAAAGCATGGAAGGGATAAGCGACAAAATCGGCGCAGAAGCCACGGCGGGCAACTTAACCGCAGCGAGGAACCATGCCCATAAGCTGAAGGGCTCCGCCGCCAATTGCGGCGCGAAAGCGCTGTGCGACATCGTCACGCAGCTGGAAAACGAATTGCAGGCGGGCCGTTTCGAGACGGCCACGTTCGCCGCTTTCGCCGCGGAGTTCGAGCGAACCATGGCGACCATTGCCGCGATCACCGCCGCCGCGAACGCCTGA
- a CDS encoding TVP38/TMEM64 family protein, which yields MNDAAQSIVKGMLLVALLAGPAAFFLYGGADWLSLEHLQANREQLLAYTEAHFWTLFLAWGLLYTVATALSIPAGSVLSLAAGFLFGRWLGTVLVIVASSLGAVAVFAAARYLFADSARHKLERNPAAAKILAGFGRDAVNYLLFLRLVPLFPFWLVNLVPAFTPVSLGTYAWTTVVGIVPGCFVYANLGRSLGEIDSLAGLLSAPVLLSLSLLGVLALLPALARRRGSAGLTKG from the coding sequence ATGAACGATGCCGCGCAATCCATAGTCAAAGGGATGCTGCTGGTCGCCCTCCTGGCCGGGCCGGCGGCGTTTTTCCTGTACGGCGGGGCCGATTGGCTGAGCCTGGAACACCTCCAGGCCAACCGCGAACAGCTGCTCGCCTACACCGAGGCCCACTTCTGGACCCTGTTCCTGGCTTGGGGCCTGCTCTACACCGTCGCCACCGCCCTCAGCATTCCGGCCGGATCGGTATTGTCCCTGGCCGCCGGCTTTTTATTCGGACGCTGGCTGGGCACCGTGCTGGTGATCGTCGCCTCCAGCCTGGGCGCCGTGGCGGTATTCGCCGCCGCGCGCTACCTGTTCGCCGACAGCGCGCGGCACAAGCTGGAGCGAAACCCCGCAGCCGCCAAAATCCTTGCCGGTTTCGGCCGGGACGCCGTCAATTACCTGTTGTTCCTGCGCCTGGTGCCGCTGTTTCCCTTCTGGCTGGTCAATCTGGTGCCGGCCTTCACGCCGGTAAGCCTGGGCACCTATGCCTGGACCACGGTGGTGGGTATCGTGCCGGGGTGTTTCGTCTACGCCAACCTGGGACGGTCTCTGGGAGAAATCGACTCCCTGGCAGGATTGCTATCCGCGCCGGTGCTGCTGTCCCTGAGCCTGCTGGGGGTGTTGGCGCTGCTGCCGGCGCTGGCGCGCCGGCGGGGATCGGCGGGGCTTACAAAGGGATGA
- a CDS encoding TrkH family potassium uptake protein, with protein MTLIWPLTHIFGIVLMGFSGLMSTALAVSFLAEDGATAAFLNGTLATFTLGLLMFGSTMHVKKEVRARAGFLLVALTWSLLPAFGAIPLVLQLPGLSFTDAYFEAMSGLTTTGATLLSGLDAMPASINLWRHELNWIAGMGIIVFAVAILPILGVGGMQLYKAETPGATKESSLPPRIAQTAKALWVVYAGYTVVCILCLKLAGMNWLDAVCHAFAAMSLGGFSTHDANVGYFDSVSIEVILTVFQLAAGINFATHFVAVRKLTTAPYARDPEAKSFLLLVLGSCLLAAGVLWNQGVYPDYWTALRYASFNLVTIATDCGFANADFGQWPILVPLWMLFLSCISTSSGSTGGGIRMIRTIILVKQSLREFHLLIHPQSVTPLKIGENIIGNKVVMSVLGFIFLYFISVVSLTFVLMFQGLDFVTAFTAVIACINNAGPGLGQVGPAGNYSVLTDYETWVLSFTMLLGRVQIFSVLILFVPEFWRK; from the coding sequence ATGACGTTGATCTGGCCGCTGACGCATATTTTCGGCATCGTACTCATGGGGTTCAGCGGGCTGATGTCCACCGCCCTGGCGGTATCGTTCCTGGCCGAAGACGGCGCCACCGCGGCTTTCCTTAACGGCACGCTGGCGACCTTCACCCTGGGGCTGCTCATGTTCGGTTCCACCATGCACGTGAAAAAGGAAGTGCGCGCCCGCGCCGGCTTCCTGCTGGTGGCCTTGACCTGGAGCCTGCTGCCGGCTTTCGGCGCCATTCCCCTGGTATTGCAGCTGCCGGGGCTGAGTTTCACCGACGCCTACTTCGAGGCCATGTCGGGCCTGACCACCACCGGCGCGACCTTGTTGTCCGGCTTGGACGCCATGCCGGCTTCCATCAACCTGTGGCGGCACGAGCTGAATTGGATCGCCGGCATGGGCATCATCGTGTTCGCGGTTGCCATCCTGCCCATCCTCGGCGTGGGCGGCATGCAGCTGTACAAAGCGGAAACGCCCGGCGCCACCAAGGAGTCCTCCCTGCCGCCGCGCATCGCCCAGACCGCCAAGGCTTTGTGGGTGGTGTACGCCGGTTATACCGTCGTCTGCATCCTGTGCCTGAAGCTGGCCGGCATGAACTGGCTGGACGCCGTCTGCCACGCTTTCGCCGCCATGAGCCTGGGCGGCTTTTCCACCCACGACGCCAACGTCGGCTATTTCGATTCGGTGTCCATCGAGGTCATCCTGACGGTGTTCCAGTTGGCGGCCGGCATCAACTTCGCCACCCATTTCGTCGCCGTGCGCAAATTGACCACCGCGCCCTACGCCAGGGATCCGGAAGCCAAATCGTTCCTGCTGCTGGTGTTGGGCAGTTGCCTGCTGGCGGCGGGCGTGTTGTGGAACCAGGGGGTCTATCCCGATTACTGGACCGCGCTGCGCTATGCGTCCTTCAATTTGGTCACCATCGCCACCGATTGCGGCTTCGCCAATGCCGACTTCGGCCAGTGGCCCATCCTGGTGCCGTTGTGGATGCTGTTTCTCAGCTGCATTTCCACCAGTTCCGGCTCCACCGGCGGCGGCATCCGCATGATCCGCACCATCATCCTGGTGAAGCAATCGCTGCGGGAGTTCCATCTGCTGATCCATCCCCAATCGGTCACGCCGCTCAAAATCGGCGAGAACATCATCGGCAACAAGGTGGTCATGTCGGTGCTGGGTTTTATCTTCCTGTATTTCATCAGCGTGGTATCGCTTACCTTCGTGCTGATGTTCCAGGGGCTGGATTTCGTTACCGCATTCACCGCCGTCATCGCCTGCATCAACAACGCCGGCCCCGGCCTGGGCCAGGTGGGGCCCGCCGGCAATTACTCGGTGCTAACCGACTACGAAACCTGGGTGTTGTCCTTCACCATGCTGCTGGGCCGCGTGCAGATCTTCTCGGTCCTGATCCTGTTCGTGCCGGAGTTCTGGCGGAAGTAG